The genomic window GAGAGTACGTTCGGGTTCAATCGGTGTAGTTTTCTTATCAGTCGGATCGTTTGGCGGATGTCATCCAGCCTCTCCCCCGGCAGATTGATAATGAATGACAGGTACAATTGAATCTGGTATTTGCTGAGTCGGGTGATCTGCGCTTCGATTTGTGCAATCGATTCACTTTTATTCAATTGTTGTCGCATGCTGGGCGATCCAGATTCGATCCCAATACTGATACGTCTGAGACCGGACCGCGCCAGCAGCGCCAGAAAAGGCTCGTCCATGCGGCTGATCGAATCGATATCAACCCCTTGAATCATATATGTCAGTGGTGTCTTGCAAAGCCCCTCAACTATCGTCTCGGAACGCTGGTCGTTGCAAAAGAAGTTGTCGTCAATAAAATAGATCTCGTCGAATCTATATTGATCGTGAAGGTCTCGCAGCTCGTTAAGCACGCGCTCCGCGCCCAACGCCCTCCAACGTCCCTTGTTGACGATCGAATTGTAGCAATAGGCGCACTTCCTGTGGCAGCCCCTGGACGATTGGTAGGCCAGGCTCCGCCTGCCGTTGTACTTCGGCAGATAGCGCTCGATATTTAAAAGCTGGTATGCGGGAGTCGGAATCCGTGCGGGATCGATCAGCGGCGTATCGGGTGTAACTGTTATCTGATCTCCTTGTTTGAACGCCAATCCGCAAATATCGTTCAACTCAGCGGGCGACGCCCCCTCCGACAGGCGTTGCGCAACCTCGCTGAAAATAAATTCTCCCTCGCCACGAACAACGATATCGACCAGGGAGCTGCCGGCAGTCTGCTCCGGCACGAGGCTCGGATGAACGCCTCCCCAGACAATCGGAACATCAGAGATCTCCCTGATCATCGCGGCCACGGCCAACGCGCTGGAGATCATCGGCCCGGTATTGGTCGTGATTCCAACGAGGATGCAGTTGCGGCCCAGCACCTCACGCACCTTGGACTGCCAATTGGAATCTGATCTTAGATCAATGATTTCTATATCGAAAGTATCGGGCAAACCGCTGGCGATGCTGAGCAATCCTAACGGTACTACGTTGGCCTTTCGCAACCTCTCCCAGAACCCGGAATGTGGTTGAATCAGCAGTACCGTGGGTTTCCCTTTGATTGTCATCTGATATGCCGATCCGCGCAT from Candidatus Alcyoniella australis includes these protein-coding regions:
- a CDS encoding radical SAM protein, which encodes MTIKGKPTVLLIQPHSGFWERLRKANVVPLGLLSIASGLPDTFDIEIIDLRSDSNWQSKVREVLGRNCILVGITTNTGPMISSALAVAAMIREISDVPIVWGGVHPSLVPEQTAGSSLVDIVVRGEGEFIFSEVAQRLSEGASPAELNDICGLAFKQGDQITVTPDTPLIDPARIPTPAYQLLNIERYLPKYNGRRSLAYQSSRGCHRKCAYCYNSIVNKGRWRALGAERVLNELRDLHDQYRFDEIYFIDDNFFCNDQRSETIVEGLCKTPLTYMIQGVDIDSISRMDEPFLALLARSGLRRISIGIESGSPSMRQQLNKSESIAQIEAQITRLSKYQIQLYLSFIINLPGERLDDIRQTIRLIRKLHRLNPNVLSSPLYFYAPYPQTQLYYSSVQQGFQPPESLEQWGSVSFDMPNLSPAGDIDRRMLLGLSFSSYFIDDKILMYIDSRFLAALAALPADGRVSFQQIDVLGHARAFPA